In the genome of Chiroxiphia lanceolata isolate bChiLan1 chromosome 17, bChiLan1.pri, whole genome shotgun sequence, one region contains:
- the LOC116795528 gene encoding basic salivary proline-rich protein 1-like yields the protein MKCAPRSRAAAPLIKETGRRHRARGATPPPPPGPPPPAGTTPLHAGPPQPHAGLSPPHKRDHPIRTRDRPLPTRDHPPSMRDHPHPTGITPHTHAGPPHTHGTTTSSRGNTTFPRGNTPLLCRTTPPTRGTTTQTHPRDRPLPTRVQPPRPRRVLFPREGAAGPGRQRPPPAATETRGTRAVPGEKEGFMAIVPLCGRLRGTVGTSSGAPTCKGLGTGHRRGWAPVDAPSGAPGAGYPWMLPQVLPPAEGSGPGSGSLRHAGLPAHPGVPVEVAGGGTEGLDTNTKFGEVQVKSQAAPEALLSYQGRCPPVSPEGKVGMSSSSSL from the coding sequence ATGAAATGTGCTCCGCGCAGCCGGGCGGCAGCGCCGCTCATTAAAGAGACAGGGCGCCGGCACCGCGCCCGCGGGGCGACCCCGCCACCCCCGCCGGGACCACCCCCGCCGGCCGGGACCACCCCCCTCCACGCGGGACCACCCCAACCCCACGCGGGACTATCCCCTCCCCACAAGCGAGACCACCCCATACGTACACGGGACCGTCCTCTCCCCACGCGGGACCACCCCCCTTCCATGCGGGATCACCCCCATCCCACCGGGATCACCCCCCACACACATGCGGGACCACCACACACACACGggaccaccacctcctcccGCGGGAACACCACCTTCCCCCGCGGGAACACTCCCCTCCTATGCAGGACCACCCCCCCTACACGCGGGACCACCACCCAAACACACCCACGGGACCGCCCCCTCCCCACGCGGGTTCAGCCCCCGCGCCCCCGCAGGGTTCTCTTCCCAAGGGAgggcgctgcggggccggggcggcagCGCCCTCCGCCCGCTGCCACCGAGACACGCGGGACGCGGGCGGTTCCGGGAGAAAAAGAGGGATTTATGGCAATTGTCCCGCTGTGCGGGCGGCTCCGCGGGACCGTGGGGACTTCCTCAGGTGCTCCCACCTGCAAAGGGCTCGGGACTGGGCACCGGCGGGGCTGGGCACCGGTGGATGCTCCCTCAGGTGCTCCCGGGGCTGGGTACCCGTGGATGCTCCCTCAGGTGCTCCCGCCTGCGGAGGGCTCAGGGCCAGGGAGCGGGTCCCTTCGCCATGCAGGTCTCCCTGCGCACCCTGGTGTTCCTGTGGAAGTAGCAGGGGGGGGAACAGAGGGGTTGGACACAAACACAAAGTTCGGTGAAGTTCAGGTGAAATCCCAGGCAGCACCTGAGGCCCTTCTGAGCTACCAGGGGCGCTGCCCCCCTGTGAGCCCGGAGGGCAAGGTTGGTATGTCAAGCTCAAGCTCCCTCTGA